One Periophthalmus magnuspinnatus isolate fPerMag1 chromosome 4, fPerMag1.2.pri, whole genome shotgun sequence genomic window, aaagtgacagCATTACCACATACAGTAGGCAGAGCGCCCTTGCTTTTTCAGCGCTCTCCACCGTCCTCCATCTtacttctcccttctctccctcttctctccataGACAATGCTACGGGCAAAATCAAtactagaaaaaaaaaggaaaaacaaggcATATTTTTAGCCTGTTATTATATGAGCCGTATGAGGAAAACAGTGTTTGTGGGAAAGACAGAAAATGCCAAGGTGCtgatgagaaagaggagaggaagaagagagtgtGTTGAAGATCAGGTAGGGATAAGACGGGGTAACTGTGAGAAAATGGCTGAAGTCCTGTCATTTGGCTCAATGCTTTTGGGGATATTgtcacaaaaataacatttgtcACCTCGCTTAGTTCATATTTTATGTTCAGCTCGCAGCATTTTACTTGAGAAGCCATCATTCTTGTTTCGTATGTTTGCTAAGGCGTTTTTTACAAAGCATTTCatatgtcattttgttttattactcacTGGACGATAACTGATGTCTGCCCGGGTTTTTGCCCTATAAGGCCCATGTATATTTCCACCtttgtattcatttatataACAAAGATTTATAAAAGAAGAAACCATAGCAAACACATGAACCTTTGCTTCTTTTGATTTTGACCTGTGATATCATAACCAAATAAAAAGTAGCTGTGGTTGTCTAGTTACCGATGACAAAAAATTGAATTCTAAAAGTACTAAATCCGTCAAAAGTAAAACAGGTAAACCAAAATGTTTAAAGTGCTATTACTGCTGTTAAAATTTGACTTGGCTTGTGTAAATCTATAGTCAACATCTAAGCATTTGTACTGTGTGTTTACCAATAGAGCCCACCCAACTGCCCACTGCCCCCAATTGCTTTCTGATGGACTTCCCTTGAATATATTCTTTTTGGGATCACTCCACCGCTGCTGTCTGTCaacctctcctccccttcccaTTGGCTAGAGATGCTCTGTTGATCAAATGGCGGCCGGTACGATTGGCTGCAGAGCTCTGGGGGGAAGACAAGAATTGATTTATCTGTGGTATTAGGGGATCAATTAATCCCTATTGTGTGTGCCAGCACAGATAGTCCAACGTGTCTTATTTGGTACGGCTTGTTTCTGTTGGGCCAAGATAAGAGAGCGTTCCCATCACTTTCCTCTATGAACAACAAATCAAATGCAATCGAAATGGATGACGGCACAGCCCAGGGTTCCTCCCCGGGCTGTGGCGGTCTGATCACAAGAAGGCAGGACCATCAATATGGAAAGTAGTCGCCACGAGAATAAATGTCTTTCATTTCGGGATAAGGCATCTGGTCGGTAGTCATGACTATTCCAgctgtaaacattttaaataacttgTTTCATAATAATATGTTTGATTAATGACATATAACTATGTGTGTGAATACTCAAAAGACAATACACTTGTCtataaagtgtattatttatataaagataaaATTGTTCGAGATCCATGTGGAGTACTGTAAAGCGTTTGGTTTTGAATGGAGAACTAATCATAGccaggggaggaagagagaagggtcAATCAAGCATTTGTTGCCGATAGTTAGTTCAAGATGACAGTGAGGAGAAAAGGTAAGAGAGACTTAGACAGAAGTGGGTGCTAATTCCTActtttcagtttaaataaagattgGAGCTGGATAAAAGCCATTAAGGGAGAAATCAGACAGGGCATGCTATGTAGGACAAGAGCTGACTGCAGGGAGGTGAGTGGTGGGATCAATACTCAGTCGATGCGCTCAACACCCAGCAGTGGGCCGTGTGCTGGGGCCGGGCAtctgcatgtgtgtttgtgtgagcgcTCTGACTAatggagaaagagacacaggcAAAGCAAACGCACACGCAATATACAATTAACTGTTTTTTGAGCGAGGCGGTATTAAATCGGCTCTGGCTGTAATTTGTAGtgataaaagtattaaagcaaaGCGGCCAGACAAAGATGGAAAGGTGGACAGCTGCAGAGATGGATTTATTTTGGGAAGGCGTGCTACAGTTAACAAAGATAGATGTTTGAAAAGACTGTGTTGAGCCCCAACTGGAGCCTCAATTCGACTGCAATCACTCTGCATTctgtcctcccctcctctcctccatcctttAGCCCCTCGCTGCCTCTCTCTCTATAGCATTGATCGGCCGTGTCTCCTCaatccatctctccctctgtcgCCTAGCAACGGGTGCTCTATCGGGCGTGGAGGGTGGGGGTCCGGCCACGGGAGGGGTCGGACGGGCTCATGCATGGGTAGGTGGGTGGGTTAAGCAAAAGCCAATTGTACTTGATTTCACATTTATTCTGACTGATACATGCTTCCCTTTCATGTGTGGTGTGTGAGCTTCCCACCGCTGCCTGGTGAAAAGGAGAAGACAAAAAGGGTTTGAGTGGTGCTGGCGAGGGGATTTTTCACTGTTTATCTAGTTTCAGATGCACGCTGTAGTTGTAAGCACgttgtgaaatgttttgataTGTGTGCCAGGACGATAGTAGGTCATTTTTCAGACTTTTCCTCTTTTTGCCTGAAGCTGTGTCACTGTTTTATGTGCTGACCTGGAGCAGCACAAAAACGGTCTCGGTCTCTCCCACAAAAGAAAAGtaactttgtaaaaaaaaaaaaaacaactaaaaaaaaccaaacatattTAGACTTTTGGGTCCAGAAACCAGCAGCTACTTCAAGTCAACTGAATGACCATACTGTACATTTCAAGGTGTAATAATGAGGGTCGAAATATAATGCTTttcacaatttatttttgttagaatAATGGACCACAGGCAAAATATTAATTATGGTGCTAATTTGACTTTCACCTTTGAGTCAGGAGTATTTGAAATGATTATTAACTGATTAGAGAAACAGATGTCTAAGATGagtgagtttaaaaatgcacatttttgtacaaatttccCAGCTTCGATCATCTACCAAATGTCTCTacactctctcttctcatttCATGCTAAAGCCGTCTTGTCAAATAAAGCCTTTGGGCCACAAAataagaataattttttttaaaatactaaATTATCCTTATATAGTTCATGTACTGTGGAATAAACCAGGCCAGTGATACAAAAGGTTTACTCCCAAGGCAAACTCACACAGCAGTAGGACTTTGAAACTTTCTCATTCTCCTGGTGCATTTCATGGTAAGCCGTACAATTACACTGTCTTTTCCCATCATGATTATTGGACACAGATGCAAATACGAAGCGCTTAACAAAAAGAAACCATCTCCAGTGTTTTCTGCACAATCCCTGTATTAACATGGTCGTGTGGGAATAAAGTAGTGCAAAAGgcattgttctgtttttaaggcCTTATCCTTTTGATCTACACTTAATGTCTGATCCCCTTTGAGGAAGATGTGTAGGCTATGCTTTAAGCCCTAATAAATCCAGCGTTAGCACTGCTTAAAACGGCAGAAAGCTACGGGCTTAAAAACCAGGGGAGCAACGGGGAGAGCAAACCGTGCATAATGCTCTTAACTAGCTTCTGAGATAATGCACACACATTACAATCTATAATCATTGTAATCTGAAATCTATGCTGCGTGATAAATGTATGGAGGGCATACAGCCTGAAGCAAACAAGCAGAATTATGTTCATGGCTAAAAACAGGTCCACTTCACATAGATCTAATTGTTTTTACATGAACatgttaaatacaaataatgacTAAAGATTACTTCAGTTAAATATCAAGCATACGTACACTGTCGATGGAGCTTTTCGTACATCTTTTATCATTTAGTCTGTTTCTTTATTCCGACATTCCAATGTGTGTCTATATATGTTAGATATTTATCAGTTATATACAATATCTGACATCATTTGTATAATACCACATCATAATAGGGAATATAGATAGAACAGAGTTACTTATATGAACTTTAAGCAGGTGAAGACACAGCAAAGTGCCTGTACATATCTGTGCCGCACGACCCGATCAGTCCATTTTGACTTGTGTGTCTGAACAAAAATACTATTTAGCACTCTgtcttaaaataatattttaaagcaaaaataaaatacatgaaaatataaaGTGACTATATGTACAGACAAAGCATCTGTCAGCAGTGTATTCCTTTGCTAAATGCACAGAAGAATCAATCTCTAACTCAAAAGTGTGTGTTCACGGCAGAAACACTTTTTGGTCTTTTGTATTAAACCCAGAAAAAGGAGAATGCAAATgtatgcattaattaaattaaattaaaaattaaatctttcttaaatactgtaatatatatatagcacACGTCTTCAAGTAGCCTGCACAAACAAAGAAATGGGATGTAAACTAGCCTCATATAAATCTAGAATATTAAGCTCAAATAATACAAACATATGATACAGTTTTAGATGATCCATATTAACAGCCTATAGGCTATGTTTTTAACAACATTATTGAAAAGTAATAATGATGATTATTGAGTGGGCTGTTTTTGCGTAGTTATAAATAACTATGTATTTAGAAATAATCGGAGATGCAATGTatcaagataaaataaaaataaagacataaaataaagtGTGTGCATAAAATGAAGTGTGTGAGTCACATTCGACTAAagttaaaataacaaataaatataatagaTAATATGGCaaacatttcttttttctttaattcTATTAAGGTTCTTAAAGTGAAAGGGTGATTTTAATAGATCAATAAAATATTGCAAGAGAGTTTCACTGAACTAAAGAATTTTCCATGTGtaagttacacacacacacacccacacacccccacccacacacccacacacacacccccacacacacccacacacacacacacacacacacacacacacacacacacacacacacacacacacgcacccccacacacacccccacccacacacccacacacacacccccacacacccacacacacttcctcctctcactcAGAGGCCTCCACATAAAGATGGAAACAATAGAAACTCCAGCGCAAGTGTAACATTTAGCGATCGGCTCCAATGAAATCGATAGATTATTGAAGAGTTTGTCATCAGTCGCTTTATTGATCATCTGAACATCATGTGAACACCTCCGAATAATGGTTATTTTTCTAACATGTCATAATTCAAATAAATCTGAGGCTTGCGTGACCtttgttgtaaaataaaaataacttcgGCCTGTCTGAATTTATTCTCAATAAACTGCGCTCTGCAGcagataaatgcttttgatCAAATTATAATTACGGAagttaaatatgaaattaaagcCGTAGGAAATGACCTAAATTGTGAAATGCAACAATAAATCAGGACGATAAATATCTTGCAAAAATATCTAATAATAATTGAATTTACTGTGGAGTGTGTTCAACTTCCAGCGTGTTTTAGGCAGctgaattatcattattattattattatcattattattattattatttatttttaataataagcCATAAAAGCATTTAACTATGAACCAATCGATTATTGATTAATGGCACGCAGCACAGGCCTCAGTTAACACCTGTTGTTCTTGACCTAAACAGATACATAAACACAGCCATAGTATTTTTAATATAGACctcaatatttttactttttacttttaaaacaacGCCAACAGTAGAGAGTGTTGTGCGCCCAATTCTGTGTGCCAATCGATCAGACTGCGGATGGATCGATAAGGCACCAGGGCTATTGATCACTACGGTCCTCTATTGCTGGCTGCTTTCAAATGCAAATCTACCTAAATAATAATCTATAGCAACACACTAATTCCTTAACAAACTGCAGGCAAACGCTTTACAAACACAGCGATTCAATGTAAGACTGATTCTCCTTCACATTTAGGCCTCTCCATCCCACTGCAGTAGGCTATTCTCTGGCGCACAAACTAAAGTGTTTTAACACGAGGGGCCGGCGTTTAATGATTCAACAGGACAAACATGTAACATTCAGATTGCACGGTCACATTGATTTGGCCTGTAGCCTATTGAAACTTTGTAGAAAATGTTGGGAGGCAATGCGATAAGTTAAAGGTCTAACTGACGGGAAAAAACAATTAGTATTTAACCAAAGCAGAACTGCGCGTAAACTGCCACCCAATATAGATGTGATGTGATTATGTTTATTAGTGACTTCGGTTTATGGGCTATTAGTGGAAACTGGCGATCTTTGCTGGTTTAAATCTATCAGACACCCACACACAGTTACTTAGAGCAAAGCCACGGGCAAACAAGCCACATGTTGGTGCTTCCACTCCACAAGGCCACAGAGAGTGAAGTGTATAGTGGGCTATATGATGTGCAACTCGTCTCGCTCTCCTGCTCCGAGGCCTGATCAATGCGACGTTACTAACACTGCTGCTTAACTTTTGCCAATAGCCAGATTCAAGTAAATATACTTTGGAATACATTAAGCGTGATGCATCTGCCAAGGAGTCATTCAAGAAGTCACGAGAAGATTAGTGCGTCGCTACGGTCACTGGATCTTGCGCAGAAGCAGCTGCACAGCACAATTTATcccaacaaatgaaaaaaatatacataactACTATCACTATTCTACTTTTGCTATTGCTACTATTGGCTGCTATCAATAAAAAATAGCACATAGTAAAATAAAGAATAGATGATTAggtcctattattattattattattattattattattattattattattattattattattattattattattattattattattattattgttatttcgTTTACTTTATCTGTTTTCACTTCCGGTAATGAAAGTGCCTGTTGACAGGGGTCAAACACATAACAGTATATAGACTTAACTTAAAGCATTTGTGCACAGCGCGTTTTAGGCTCTGTATCGACCATCCAGAAATGTATTGATCCATGCTCCGGGTTCATTTATCGATTGGTTGATCAGCAAACGACAGCAGTGTTTAAAGATAAAACTCAGGTCATATATTGGGCTATGTGGAAAttaacaaatgaatgaaaacactGCACTGTGTGAGAAGACACAAGCAGTGGCGTCGGAGACTCACCTGGGTCTGAGCCTCAGATTAAATGCGGCACACGCACATCGACAcgtttcatttttcatattgtATTTGCCATGGGGTATCCCAGTGTGAAAAGCGGGATACTTATTCAAGAAGTATTCCAAAACACTACAATGATGGGCTCCTCAAATTAAAACTCTAGCTCTAGGCGGCAGCATAGATTTTGTGGAAAAGAAGAGGTTTACTTTGCATTCCGGCTTTATTTTGGCTTATGGCTGGATTCATCCTCCATTGATTAGAGTGGAGATAATACTATGATCCCTATCCACGGCTTGCTGACCCCGTTTCAGCCTTGTTCTCTTAGTAACTTCTCATTAGCGTTGAATACACAATAAGAGAAATGATGGTAGTTTCAAATCTTTGGAAAAGTCTCAAACTTTCAGCGCGTGCTCTTAGGTTGTAAACCCTGGTGAATTAGGAGCAAGGAGCCGCAATGAAAGTTAACATCCATCACCAGTGCGCCCAATAAGCTGCTGTGGCCGGCTGGCTGAGCACAGATGACGGATTCGCTGCTGAGCGGGCTTCGGTAATTCATTTTCGATAGCAGTGGTTGCTGGGATCAATAGAGGGACATTAACCCAACCGGACACCACTGTTCTCTCTTGTTGGCACAGCCAAAAGTCACTGTCCCCTGTTGGCCACACATTGGTGAGGTGCGCTGTTCAGAGGTGCGTGCCAAGGCCACTGGTTCCACAGCTCCTCTGATCTGTTATGGATGACACAGAAGTGTTGGTCAACACTGGTCAGGacaattattttgtgtaatttgtaaATAATTAGTGTTGTCTCTACCGGGAttgttgtaatatatttttctttcatcgAAATCTTAATGGGCTCATTTTGCATAGCATTGGTGAAAATGCCATGCTCTGTAACATTCTTTGCCCAAACGCCTGTGGGACATTCACAGAAATTTTACCAAAAATGTGAGGTACTGCCCCAGTGCTTATAACTGGCATCTTTCGATTCAATTACATTAAGAACTTGGGCAGTTTGCCCCCCATAAAACAAAAACGACTTTACTACAGACATTTACTTCTGAAAGAACACATGCTGAGAGCGCGATAAAAACTGACGATTACAACATATCACAACATTGTTAATATTGTAAATTTAACACTTCGCACGTTGGCTCGAGTGTGAGCACATTAGCCTCTCACCCTATACGCACACACACTACAACACTGTCTATACTCTATAAGGAGGAAGAGCCTGCTGTCCCCAGGAATACAACACATACAGTCTGTCCACAAAGGCTCAATACATGCGCTATAGTCACTCatggattatttatttattttttttattttaatttaatttaatttttttttttaagttttctttacgatgatttattattttgaaatagcTAGGCTCTCTTTTCCTTGAAGCACAGACACATTATTCAGGTTATCTCAATTTGGTTTGGATGTAGCTGCTTGAAATGCTGCTTTTCCATTTCCTGTACATAGTGGGATTCTCCAATAGGCACCAACTCACTGATAATTCTGTCTGATCTATGTATGTTTGACATTGATGAACTGCTGACCAGAACTGACATAAGAAAACAGTTAAGTTTTACTGAATAGTTTGTTAAGAACTTGACCAAAACATTCGGGGAAACCATGGGCTACTGCAGAAGGCATGTACAATTGCATTTTGTCATATCTTTATTTTCTAATCGGacactaaaatacattttcacctGCAAATTGATAGATCATTATTGTTTCTTGACTGAACATAGATATTCTGCTGACATACTTTCTCAGTGCATTTTACAAAGACAAGGCCTAAAATTTCTAAATggtttgctgttttgtttttaaaaaagattGAGGTGTCAAAGGTCACATGTATTGAGCAGAATCAGAGAGCTGGCCTCCTAAAGAAAGAAATCATCCTAACCCAGCGCATGTGCAAATGTACTAATCTCCCATAGGCATTTATAAATTATGTATCTTCAGTCTATGAATAAAGATGAAAGAAGTGCGTAACACATGACCTCCTCTTGTGGTTTTCTCATTACACTCCGGTCAGATGTGACACATGtcaattattaatatttaaccCCCGTCACATGCACGGCTGGCGCCgtgtttttcacttttatcGGGAAAAACAACAGGCATGAGCTCTTCTTATCCGCCTCAGTGCAAATGTTGGCCACGCGGCAGAAACAACACTTCTGATTGGAGGGCTATGTTTTATCTGAACAAAGTGTCTAATGTAATCTTTTTTGGAAAATCTGAGGTTCAGCTTGCAACATGAACAACCCATGACATCTGGGACCAGTGACGTCAGATTGGCCCCAGACGCCAGTGCGCGAGGGCGAGCATCAGCCACGGGGGCGCGCATATGAGCACAGACACGCTCGGGGCGCGGGCACgttcatatacacacagacagcaGAGCAGTGCGTTGGCTAAAGTAGAAGGTGGTCCACAGCGAGAGAGACCCAGGCAGACACCTTCCGCTGAGCACTGGTTTGCGGTAGCAGGGACGCGATCTTTTAAAATCATGCTGGATTGACTGCAGAGTTGCAACTACAATCAATGGCTTGGCTTTGAAATCGTTGACAATTTATTGGAAAGGAGTGTGAGACAGAGCGccagtgagagggagagggggagcggACGGCGAGAGGGGTGGAAATAAAGATCCTTTCAGCGATGGAGCTTACGATGGAAAACATTGGAAATCTGCACGGCGTGTCTCACTCTCATCAAACGAGCGACTTAATGAACTCGCCGCACGCGCGACAATCGTCGGCGTCGCATCGGAACTTGGTGTCGCACGGACGGTCAGCTATGGTGTCCAGCATGGCCTCAATTCTGGAGGGTGCAGGGGACTACCGCACAGACCACGCACTGTCGGGACCCCTGCATCCCGCCATGACAATGTCCTGCGACTCAGGGATGAGCCTGAGCAGCACCTACACTACTCTCACGCCGCTGCAGCACCTGCCGCCAATTTCAACCGTGTCAGAGAAATTTCACCATCCACACCCGCACGCGCACCATCATCCCGCGCACCAGCGGCTGGGAGCGGGGAACGTCAGCGGTAGCTTCACACTTATGAGGGACGATCGCAGTTTAGCATCCATGAGCAATCTGTATGGTCACTATCCCAAAGACATGTCGGGCATGGGGCAACCTCTGTCGCCCCTGTCCAATGGTCTGGGCTCTTTGCATAGCTCTCAGCAGACCCTCAGCGCCTATGGGCCAGGAGCTCACCTCTCCAACGACAAAATGCTCTCAACCGGAGGTTTTGAGTCCCACGCTGCCATGCTGTCTAGAGGTGAAGAGCATCTGGCGCGAGGACTTGGGGGCCACGGGGCAGGCCTGATGTCATCCCTCAACGGTATCCACCATCACAGCCACCCGCACTCTCAGGCCAATGGTTCCATGCTGTCAGAGCGAGATCGGCAGACAGTGGTGGGGGGCGGTCAAGGCGCTGGGTCGGGTCAAGTGGAGGAAATAAACACCAAAGAGGTGGCTCAAAGAATCACCGCAGAGCTCAAGCGCTACAGCATCCCACAGGCCATTTTTGCTCAGAGGATCTTGTGCCGGTCCCAGGGAACTTTGTCTGACCTGCTGCGGAATCCAAAACCATGGAGTAAACTGAAATCAGGTCGCGAAACCTTTAGGAGGATGTGGAAGTGGCTGCAGGAGCCCGAGTTCCAGCGGATGTCAGCGCTGAGACTTGCAGGTGAGTGAGGAGACAGCTCCCAACCTGAGTGATGTGGAGGGATCAATTATAAGTCAATGTGGCGAGACTGTCAATAGCTGCTCAAACAGACATTACTAGAAGTTATTAGTCGATTATATCGAGTAAAACTTCATCATGACAGTTGGAGTGTTAAATGTTGGGAGATCTATAGTCTGATTGATGTTACAATCCATGACAGTATAAACAAACACCGGTGGggataaacagaaaaaatagcTAAAGTAGGGTCAGTCTCAGCCAGTAGCAGTTTTACGCACGAACGTAGCAGTAAGTAGTAGACAAAAAGACCTCTCCTCCGCTCATTCCTGTTTCGGTAACACGCACAGTATTCAGATGAATAAGTACATGATAAAATCTTGTCTTGAAGCCATAGTTTAACTCACAGTCCTCACATTTACTTTGGAATAACACAATCATGATATAGTGGCTTTATCATAGTTGACTTCTCCTGTCAAAGCAGCGCACTGCAAACAAGGCTCGTCTGAGGCCTGGCCAAAGAGATGGGGAGCATGACCTCCTATGGATCAATATCCCAGGTCCAGGCGTCCCTTTTCAGAGGCGCGCGCTGATAAATGATCGATTTGGATGTGAAAGACACGGACACAAACAGATGCGCCTTTCTGTGGCTAGTCTTTGCTCCTTGTGCACTCTGGGCTATCTTGTTTCCAAACTTGGTTCAAGGCCAGCACCGTTTATTAGACTTTATGAAATTATCCGTGTGGGTCATTTTGGTCATGATGTGCGCGCAGTTATCACACGGGACACACTTCGCAGATAGGCCACTCGGGGGTGGGGGTACAATGGCGCTGACACGCGTCCTCCATCTGGCTCTCTTTTCTGAATGACCACTCGTTTTGATCCCCATTGTGCGCTCAACCCGCTTCGCCTTTTCAGTGTAAAGGACACGCGTGGCAGTGGCTTAAAACTGAGGTGTGGATAACCCCCCATTGATAATTGTGTAAAGGCTCCGTTTAGACTTCCAAACGTCAATCAGCTCTTCCGTGCCGTATTTCAGCGAACAATTCAATTAAGCAGATATAGTGGCATATTTTAGTTCCAGTCAATGCCCTATTGAAAAGCACTTAATGGCATGTAAATTGTTCCTTTACGCATTTAGTAGGGGTTCTggtaaataaagatttaaacaCTCCACAATTGTCTCTTTAAGTGCCACTGCTGTTAAAGCTAATTGGGCTGTGGGGTTTTATATCTTCCACACCTCGTGCAAGGCAAGGATAAAGGAAGCCCCCAATTCAGTTGACAACTACGAATTCTTACGGGGTCCCGTAATAACATACCTGGGCACAGAACAAGCCAAGGCGGTTCGCTGTCTTGTCTTAATCCAAATATCCCTGTTAGATGGTGTTTGTGATtttactgtaaaatgcactACAATGAAAGCCTATGATGGCCTACGGTCTGTTATAAAATCGCGCAGCAGTCAGAACTGGCCGGGTAAGTTCAGATGGGCAAAATGACAAATGGCTTGTATGTAAATGAGCGCTGCAACATTTTACTTATTGCATTTAAAATCACCATTATCCTTGGTGCACATGTGGATTGGGAGTGGGAGTTGGGGGTTGCGAGGCTGAAAGTGAGGCTGGGCCATACTCGCTCGGCCACATCAATCAATAAATTCAAATTACTATTCCAAATTCATCACAGTCACACAAATCAATGAAGCTGCCCTGCTTAGCTAATGTGAAAATGCCAGCCAGAGAAACACGTacgcacacacgcgcgcgcgcacacacacacacacacacacacacacacacacacacacacacacacccacacacccgcgcgcgcacacacacacgcacacacacacacacacacacacacacacacacacacacacacacacacacacacacacacacacacgaggtcTAAGGCGGAAAACTAGAGCAGAGAGGCCTGTTTGAGGTACCCTTCACGCTCAACATCCTCCAACAACAGCAGCCGAGCGACAGAACGGCCTACAGGCTTATACTGTTGTGATGGGCTCCCCGCTTCATCTCCGCCCATAATCTACCCACAAATGTAAAACGTAGTCTACACATACATGCcccaaaatgtaaaactatacaGCCAGACGTGCAATAGTTGGGCATGGGGGCATTGAAATCTTGCATTAAGTATGAAAACAATTCGTCTATGCATCTGCGTTGAATTCCACACTCTATCTCAATGTATTTGGTTGAGTCAATACGGCCCTGATCAATAAGGATAGCCAGTGCATCTATCAATTATCCCGCCTCAGCACTCTCTCCCATTGGTCTCTCCCTGCCGGTGAGGGGGAGGTAGCCGGAAAGAGTGGCAAGAGAACAACGGTTATAAAAACGCCACAGCCACCTTTTCTCTTTGTTGTAATTACGTTCAACTGTGTGAAAAGACTGATGGTGGTTCTTGTTTAGTCAGACTTGGGCACATACGATTGAGCAGTTTAGTCACTCTTCTATTTCTTATAAATTTAAGATCGCCCTAAACACAAAATGACCAGGGATGGAATGtctgaaatgtttattttgctaAGTCATTTCTACCATGTTTAATATTTACAGAGACAGTGCTGACACACCATGA contains:
- the onecut3a gene encoding hepatocyte nuclear factor 6; the encoded protein is MELTMENIGNLHGVSHSHQTSDLMNSPHARQSSASHRNLVSHGRSAMVSSMASILEGAGDYRTDHALSGPLHPAMTMSCDSGMSLSSTYTTLTPLQHLPPISTVSEKFHHPHPHAHHHPAHQRLGAGNVSGSFTLMRDDRSLASMSNLYGHYPKDMSGMGQPLSPLSNGLGSLHSSQQTLSAYGPGAHLSNDKMLSTGGFESHAAMLSRGEEHLARGLGGHGAGLMSSLNGIHHHSHPHSQANGSMLSERDRQTVVGGGQGAGSGQVEEINTKEVAQRITAELKRYSIPQAIFAQRILCRSQGTLSDLLRNPKPWSKLKSGRETFRRMWKWLQEPEFQRMSALRLAACKRKEQEQHKDRNTAPKKQRLVFTDLQRRTLIAIFKENKRPSKEMQITISQQLGLELSTVSNFFMNARRRCVDRWHDDHGTSPGQPGTSATTFSKA